A region from the Cervus elaphus chromosome 10, mCerEla1.1, whole genome shotgun sequence genome encodes:
- the SNRNP25 gene encoding U11/U12 small nuclear ribonucleoprotein 25 kDa protein — translation MVVQDPLLCDLPIQVTLEEVNSQIALEYGQAMTVRVCKMDGEVMPVVVVQNATVLDLKKAIQRYVQLRQEREGGIQHISWSYVWRTYHLTSAGEKLTEDRKKLRDYGIRNRDEVSFIKKLRQK, via the exons ATGGTTGTGCAGGACCCGCTGCTCTGCGACCTTCCGATCCAG GTTACTTTAGAAGAGGTTAATTCCCAAATAGCATTAGAATACGGCCAAGCAATGACAGTCCGAGTGTGCAAGATGGATGGAGAAGTTATGC CTGTGGTTGTGGTCCAGAACGCCACAGTCCTGGACCTGAAGAAGGCCATCCAGAGATACGTGCAGCTCAGGCAGGAGCGGGAGGGAGGCATTCAGCACATCAGCTG GTCCTACGTGTGGAGGACATACCACTTGACCTCCGCGGGAGAGAAGCTCACAGAAGACCGGAAGAAACTCCGAGA TTATGGTATCCGGAATCGGGATGAGGTGTCTTTCATCAAAAAGCTGAGACAGAAATGA